A genomic region of Chryseobacterium sp. KACC 21268 contains the following coding sequences:
- a CDS encoding efflux RND transporter permease subunit, translating to MKLAEISIKRPSLVIVLFTILTLGGLLSYSMMGYELIPKFETNMVTISTVYPGASPAEVETSVTRKIEDAVGSLENVKKVESSSYESLSVIMVQLNTGADVNYALNDAQRKVNAILADLPEDADPPSLQKFSLDDLPIMTLSISSNKLNNKDLYDLLDKKIEPIFSRVNGVAQVDLVGGQEREIQVSLDEKKMQGYGLAIADVQQAILSSNLDFPTGALKTRTSRSTIRLSGKYRDVQEMNNLVVSNKDGAQVRLSDIATVFDTQKDIEKVARYNQNSTILMQIKKQSDANAVAVSELVQKTIAQVEGNYKVQDIKVNIVDDTTEFTLEAADHVIFDLFLAIILVAVVMLLFLHNIRNAFIVMVSIPVSLIATVIGMYLMGYTLNLMSLLGLSLVVGILVDDAIVVLENVYRHMEMGKSRIRAAYDGASEIGFTVTAITMVIVVVFLPIAMSSGLVSDILAQFCVTVVIATMFSLLASFTIIPWLSSRYGKLVHLTGKNPFEKFILWFEKQLEKFTHWISGILEWALKSGLRRIMVVVVTFIVLIASFMLVAFGFIGGEFFPKMDRGQFLVQMELSKDASVEKTNQVTLAVEKYLRDDKDVVDMITTVGQQSSGFGGAQATLYQSEIQVILVDKSERNESTDIKSAKIKRALEEKFTGVEFKTAPIGLMGADNAPIEMVVTAQDNATANKEANRILELLKKVPGSVDAELSTDSGSPEVQVNIDRDKMSSLGLNLSSVGQTMQTAFSGNTDGKFRAGEYEYDINIRFGDANRQSIDDVRNLMFTNPSGQQVRLSQFADVKMGSGPSLLERRDKAPSVKVKSKVVGRPVGDVANEWAAQFMDNEKTKPAGVSYIWSGDMENQTEGFGTLGIALLAAIVLVYLVMVSLYDSFVYPFVVLFSIPLALIGVMVILAITGNSLNIFTMLGMIMLIGLVAKNAIMIVDFANMRKAAGASTHDALIQANHARLRPILMTTIAMIFGMIPIAIAKGAGAEMNNGLAWVIIGGLTSSLFLTLIIVPVVYSLFDSLLRRMGKGEPVDYDAEMKADYDHRELSEDGFTPKHVD from the coding sequence ATGAAGTTAGCAGAAATATCCATTAAAAGACCGTCCCTCGTTATCGTACTCTTTACGATCCTGACGTTGGGAGGTTTGTTAAGTTACTCCATGATGGGGTACGAGTTGATCCCGAAATTTGAAACCAATATGGTAACGATCTCTACCGTTTATCCGGGAGCTTCGCCTGCAGAGGTGGAAACTTCGGTGACGCGTAAGATCGAGGATGCCGTTGGTTCTTTGGAAAACGTAAAAAAAGTAGAGTCATCTTCCTACGAAAGTTTATCGGTAATTATGGTTCAGTTGAACACAGGTGCCGATGTGAACTATGCTTTGAATGATGCTCAGAGAAAGGTAAATGCGATTTTAGCAGACCTTCCGGAAGATGCAGATCCGCCGTCATTACAGAAATTCTCACTGGATGATCTCCCGATTATGACATTGAGTATTTCCAGTAATAAGTTAAACAACAAAGATCTTTATGACCTTTTAGATAAAAAAATTGAACCGATCTTTTCCCGTGTAAATGGTGTCGCTCAGGTTGACCTAGTTGGTGGACAGGAAAGAGAAATTCAGGTGAGTTTGGATGAGAAAAAAATGCAGGGTTACGGTCTTGCGATTGCAGATGTACAGCAGGCGATTCTTTCTTCAAACTTAGATTTCCCGACGGGAGCTTTGAAAACCAGAACTTCAAGATCTACGATCAGACTTTCTGGGAAATATAGAGATGTACAGGAAATGAACAATCTTGTGGTTTCTAACAAGGATGGCGCGCAGGTTCGTTTGTCTGATATCGCAACGGTTTTCGATACACAAAAAGATATTGAGAAAGTAGCGAGATACAATCAGAATTCTACAATCTTGATGCAGATCAAAAAACAATCGGATGCGAATGCTGTAGCGGTTTCAGAATTGGTGCAGAAAACCATTGCTCAGGTAGAAGGGAATTATAAAGTTCAGGATATCAAAGTCAATATTGTAGATGATACGACAGAATTTACCCTGGAAGCGGCAGATCACGTAATTTTCGATTTGTTCCTGGCGATTATCTTGGTAGCTGTCGTGATGTTATTATTCCTTCACAATATCAGAAATGCATTTATCGTAATGGTTTCGATTCCTGTGTCGTTGATTGCAACGGTGATCGGAATGTATTTAATGGGATATACTTTGAACTTGATGAGTTTATTGGGACTTTCATTAGTTGTAGGTATCCTTGTGGATGACGCGATTGTGGTTTTGGAGAATGTTTACCGTCACATGGAGATGGGGAAAAGCAGAATCCGTGCAGCTTATGATGGTGCTTCCGAAATTGGATTTACAGTAACAGCGATCACGATGGTAATTGTCGTGGTATTCTTACCAATTGCGATGAGTTCCGGATTGGTGTCTGATATCCTGGCGCAGTTCTGTGTCACGGTAGTTATTGCGACGATGTTCTCATTGTTGGCTTCATTTACCATCATTCCTTGGTTGTCTTCAAGATATGGTAAATTGGTTCATTTGACTGGTAAAAATCCTTTTGAGAAATTCATTCTTTGGTTCGAAAAACAATTGGAGAAATTCACACATTGGATCTCAGGAATTCTAGAATGGGCGCTCAAATCTGGATTAAGAAGAATAATGGTGGTTGTAGTGACTTTCATTGTTTTGATTGCTTCATTTATGTTGGTAGCATTCGGATTTATTGGAGGTGAATTCTTTCCGAAAATGGACAGAGGACAGTTCCTTGTTCAGATGGAATTATCAAAAGATGCGTCTGTAGAGAAAACCAATCAGGTGACTTTGGCAGTTGAAAAATATTTGAGAGATGATAAAGATGTAGTCGATATGATCACAACCGTTGGTCAGCAGTCATCAGGTTTTGGTGGTGCGCAGGCAACTTTGTATCAATCCGAAATCCAGGTAATTTTAGTTGACAAATCTGAACGTAACGAAAGTACTGACATTAAATCAGCAAAAATAAAGAGAGCTTTAGAAGAGAAATTCACAGGCGTTGAGTTCAAAACAGCACCAATTGGATTAATGGGAGCAGACAACGCACCAATCGAAATGGTGGTAACTGCTCAGGACAACGCAACAGCAAATAAAGAAGCGAACAGAATCCTAGAATTACTGAAAAAAGTGCCTGGTTCTGTAGATGCAGAATTGTCAACCGACTCCGGAAGTCCGGAAGTTCAGGTGAATATCGACAGAGATAAAATGTCTTCTTTAGGTTTAAATCTTTCCAGTGTAGGACAAACGATGCAGACTGCATTTAGTGGAAATACAGACGGAAAATTCAGAGCTGGAGAATATGAATATGACATCAACATCCGTTTTGGTGATGCCAACAGACAATCGATTGATGACGTTAGAAACTTAATGTTCACCAATCCTTCCGGACAGCAAGTAAGATTGAGCCAATTCGCAGATGTGAAAATGGGTTCAGGACCAAGTTTGCTGGAGCGTAGAGACAAAGCACCTTCTGTAAAAGTAAAATCCAAAGTGGTAGGTCGTCCTGTAGGTGATGTTGCCAACGAATGGGCTGCACAGTTTATGGACAACGAAAAAACCAAACCAGCAGGCGTAAGCTACATCTGGAGTGGAGATATGGAAAATCAGACCGAAGGTTTCGGTACATTAGGAATCGCTTTGTTGGCGGCCATCGTATTGGTTTATTTGGTAATGGTTTCCTTGTATGACTCGTTTGTCTATCCGTTTGTGGTATTGTTCTCAATTCCTTTGGCATTGATTGGAGTAATGGTAATTCTCGCCATCACAGGAAATTCATTGAACATCTTTACGATGCTCGGGATGATTATGTTGATTGGTTTGGTTGCGAAGAATGCGATCATGATCGTCGATTTTGCCAATATGAGAAAAGCCGCTGGTGCAAGTACGCACGACGCTTTGATCCAGGCCAACCACGCGCGTCTTCGTCCGATTTTGATGACGACGATCGCAATGATCTTTGGTATGATCCCGATTGCAATTGCAAAAGGAGCAGGAGCGGAGATGAACAATGGTTTAGCTTGGGTAATCATCGGTGGTTTGACATCATCATTGTTCCTAACCTTGATTATCGTACCAGTTGTTTATTCATTATTTGATTCACTTCTTAGAAGAATGGGCAAAGGCGAACCAGTAGATTATGACGCTGAAATGAAAGCCGATTATGACCACAGAGAACTAAGTGAAGACGGATTTACCCCGAAACACGTAGATTAA
- a CDS encoding 3-hydroxybutyryl-CoA dehydrogenase: MKNIVVIGAGTMGNGIAHTFAQSGFQVSLVDVKQENLDKALKTITTNLDRIIAKGNLTEEEKANTLGNITTFTDLKDAAPNADLIVEAATENLDLKLRIFAQMDELSPANCILATNTSSISITQIAAATKRPEKVIGMHFMNPVPIMKLVEIIKGYSTSKETFDEIFELSKALGKVPTEVNDYPGFVANRILMPMINEAIETLYNGVAGVEEIDTVMKLGMAHPMGPLQLADFIGLDVCLAILNVMYDGFKNPKYAPNPLLVNMVMAGKKGVKSGEGFYDYSESKKAEKVSKMFLK, from the coding sequence ATGAAAAACATTGTTGTAATAGGCGCAGGAACTATGGGGAACGGAATTGCTCATACCTTTGCCCAAAGTGGATTCCAAGTAAGTTTGGTAGATGTGAAACAGGAAAATCTTGATAAAGCTCTGAAAACCATTACCACCAATCTGGACAGAATCATCGCCAAAGGAAACCTGACTGAGGAAGAAAAAGCCAATACTCTTGGAAATATTACAACATTTACGGATCTAAAAGATGCAGCTCCCAATGCTGATCTTATTGTAGAAGCAGCCACAGAAAACCTGGATTTGAAACTGAGAATCTTTGCGCAGATGGACGAACTTTCGCCAGCTAATTGTATTCTTGCGACCAACACATCATCTATTTCTATCACTCAAATTGCAGCTGCGACGAAACGTCCTGAGAAAGTCATTGGAATGCATTTTATGAATCCGGTTCCGATTATGAAACTGGTAGAAATCATCAAAGGTTACTCGACTTCCAAAGAAACATTTGACGAAATTTTTGAACTGAGTAAAGCTTTAGGAAAAGTGCCTACTGAAGTGAATGATTATCCTGGATTTGTAGCCAACAGAATCCTGATGCCAATGATCAACGAAGCAATCGAAACACTTTACAACGGCGTTGCAGGCGTGGAGGAGATCGATACCGTGATGAAACTCGGAATGGCGCATCCAATGGGACCTTTGCAGTTGGCAGATTTTATTGGGCTTGATGTTTGTTTAGCAATCCTCAATGTGATGTACGACGGTTTCAAAAATCCGAAATATGCACCGAATCCTTTATTGGTAAATATGGTAATGGCTGGTAAAAAAGGTGTGAAATCCGGTGAAGGTTTCTATGATTATTCCGAAAGTAAAAAAGCAGAAAAAGTTTCGAAAATGTTCTTAAAATAA
- a CDS encoding DUF5050 domain-containing protein yields MKNFFHVVCLGVCLFLGTLASAQTILVENLNTPYDVIGDQDGHIYISDTYNRRIIKTNSDGSNPIVLNTFSGTVYGLLISNNKLFALVGGNLMKMNLDGTDPQILVPAPGVYYLASGNDNYIYFIGNQSKNLQKVKEDGTGHTTIASLVNPMGVTYDPNLDLLYYTDNGAVYSIKRDGTDKQFILDGFYNPHNLRLDSSGNIYIAVTSSNWIRKISADRKTVTTFPTTSLNAPTSTFVTKNGNILISDTWGNKIRSIDAPAATSLNFDGIDDYISGTNSSLPQGANEVTIEAVVKTSSDKTGSIFDFGSFSQFNRFCMLSFGGKLTFMGDGHGVVSDVQLNDNKWHHIAITYKNNQIKIYADGTLVKQDVLYNLNITGSQFHIGASNRNGIDELFEGDIDEVRVWKRALSENELKNSKNCEVSNPVSKDGLVSYFKFNQGNNEADNNGVTTLIDETGKSTSVTLNNFALTGAQSNWLLSSPIVAGSSCPPYVAPLSCATVTLPSNGVSPNVNPTVSWSAVTSANNYKVFVGTSSGNYDIISAAYVSSTNFVLEGLSESTTYYVKIVPDSSTGSAIGCTESSFTTGTYLSVGSANKKSITLYPNPFTNEIHLSYLEDVVSVTVNDNSGKLLKTVKPSKIINLSSLTQGLYIINVKLTDGTSKSFKAIKK; encoded by the coding sequence ATGAAAAACTTTTTCCATGTGGTTTGTCTGGGAGTTTGTCTATTTTTAGGTACTCTTGCTTCAGCACAAACAATCTTAGTTGAAAATCTCAACACACCTTATGATGTGATTGGAGATCAGGATGGTCACATCTATATCAGTGATACATACAACCGAAGAATCATTAAAACCAATTCCGATGGAAGCAATCCTATTGTATTGAATACTTTTTCAGGAACTGTTTACGGTCTCTTGATTAGTAATAACAAATTGTTTGCTCTGGTCGGAGGAAACCTGATGAAAATGAATCTCGATGGAACTGATCCTCAAATTTTAGTGCCTGCTCCAGGTGTTTATTATTTAGCATCTGGTAATGACAACTATATTTATTTTATAGGTAATCAGAGTAAAAATCTACAAAAAGTAAAAGAAGACGGAACTGGGCACACTACGATTGCCAGTTTGGTAAATCCTATGGGTGTTACCTATGATCCAAATCTGGATTTGTTGTATTATACAGATAATGGTGCGGTCTATTCTATAAAAAGAGACGGGACAGATAAGCAATTTATATTAGATGGATTTTATAATCCTCACAACTTAAGATTAGATTCTTCTGGAAATATCTACATTGCTGTTACCAGTAGCAATTGGATCAGAAAAATATCCGCTGATCGAAAGACAGTTACAACATTCCCCACCACATCTTTGAATGCGCCAACATCTACATTTGTAACGAAAAATGGAAATATCTTGATTTCCGATACTTGGGGAAATAAAATCAGATCTATAGATGCGCCAGCTGCAACTTCCCTCAATTTTGATGGCATTGATGATTATATCTCAGGAACCAACAGCAGCTTACCACAAGGCGCCAACGAAGTCACGATTGAAGCAGTCGTTAAAACATCTTCTGATAAAACAGGATCAATATTTGACTTTGGTAGTTTCTCTCAATTCAATAGATTTTGTATGTTGTCGTTTGGTGGTAAACTTACCTTTATGGGAGATGGGCACGGTGTTGTAAGTGATGTACAATTAAACGATAACAAATGGCATCACATTGCTATTACTTATAAAAATAATCAGATTAAAATATATGCAGATGGCACACTTGTAAAACAAGATGTCTTGTATAATCTAAATATTACTGGATCACAATTCCATATAGGAGCCAGCAACAGAAATGGGATTGATGAACTTTTCGAAGGTGATATCGATGAGGTCCGTGTATGGAAAAGAGCGCTCAGCGAAAATGAACTGAAGAACAGCAAAAATTGTGAAGTTTCAAACCCAGTTTCTAAGGACGGACTTGTAAGTTATTTCAAATTCAATCAGGGGAATAATGAAGCGGACAATAATGGCGTGACGACATTGATAGACGAAACGGGAAAAAGTACATCTGTCACTCTCAACAACTTTGCGCTGACAGGAGCACAATCCAATTGGCTGTTGTCTTCACCTATTGTAGCAGGCAGTTCTTGTCCACCTTATGTTGCACCATTATCTTGTGCCACAGTTACTTTGCCTTCCAATGGTGTGTCGCCAAACGTAAATCCGACAGTGAGTTGGTCCGCCGTAACCAGTGCAAACAATTACAAAGTTTTCGTTGGCACATCTTCAGGGAACTACGATATTATTAGTGCAGCTTACGTTAGTTCTACCAATTTTGTATTGGAAGGATTATCAGAAAGTACAACTTACTATGTGAAAATAGTACCAGACAGTTCCACTGGATCTGCAATTGGGTGTACAGAATCTTCTTTTACCACCGGAACTTATCTTTCAGTTGGCAGCGCAAATAAAAAGTCAATCACTTTGTATCCGAATCCTTTTACAAATGAAATCCATCTGTCCTATCTGGAAGACGTCGTTTCCGTTACAGTAAATGATAATTCCGGAAAATTATTGAAAACTGTAAAACCATCAAAAATTATAAATCTATCTTCTCTGACGCAAGGATTGTACATCATCAATGTAAAACTGACAGATGGAACATCTAAATCATTCAAAGCAATCAAGAAATAA
- a CDS encoding META domain-containing protein, whose protein sequence is MKNIFYTTIVVLVMASCTSRVGNASKVGKSQAAVTGTQWVLADDITNKPTLLIEQNRISGNAGCNNYFSDAVIDTSAGNFSAKNIGSTRKMCNNMTAETSYISVLQEVNKYVVTENTLELYKDNLLLLKFNKQ, encoded by the coding sequence ATGAAAAATATTTTTTATACCACCATAGTAGTACTGGTAATGGCTTCCTGTACCAGCAGAGTAGGGAATGCTTCCAAAGTTGGGAAATCACAGGCAGCGGTTACAGGCACACAATGGGTTTTGGCAGATGACATCACAAACAAGCCAACCCTGCTTATAGAGCAAAACAGAATCTCTGGAAACGCAGGCTGCAACAATTATTTTTCTGATGCAGTGATAGATACTTCTGCAGGTAATTTTTCTGCAAAGAACATTGGTTCTACAAGAAAGATGTGCAACAATATGACTGCGGAGACCAGTTATATCAGTGTTTTACAGGAAGTGAACAAATATGTGGTAACAGAAAATACATTGGAGCTTTATAAAGACAATCTATTGTTACTGAAGTTCAACAAGCAATAG
- a CDS encoding KTSC domain-containing protein: MKRIGEHRKLLGVDKTATLKDLKTIYRNTMKDTHPDKFVNDEAGKLEAEDKSKSVIEAYHFLVSIHEETQEKYKEEYTDTITTSIITDFYLEKSILKVQHLNGKMFEYIGVPRNIYIKMVNSDSPSRFARRHIYGNFIYRKSGEAMAD, translated from the coding sequence ATGAAAAGAATAGGCGAACACAGAAAGCTTCTTGGCGTTGACAAAACTGCAACTCTGAAAGACCTTAAAACCATTTACAGAAACACAATGAAGGACACGCATCCTGACAAATTTGTGAATGACGAAGCTGGAAAACTGGAAGCAGAAGACAAAAGCAAATCTGTGATCGAGGCTTACCACTTTCTAGTGAGCATCCACGAGGAAACTCAGGAAAAATATAAAGAAGAATACACAGATACGATCACGACATCTATCATCACAGATTTCTATCTAGAAAAATCAATCTTGAAAGTTCAGCACTTGAACGGGAAAATGTTTGAATACATTGGTGTTCCAAGAAACATCTATATCAAAATGGTGAATTCTGATTCTCCAAGCCGTTTTGCGAGAAGACACATCTACGGAAATTTCATCTACAGAAAATCCGGTGAAGCAATGGCAGATTAA
- a CDS encoding response regulator transcription factor: MNFVKILIVEDEVLIADYINDILESNGCSRISMAHSVTEAREKMETFQPDIILMDINLEGHYEGIELSKLKRKDASVIFITGQSDSKTVEDALSISPDSYLTKPIREIELITALKIIINKKQKQYLFVKDGYADIKLIIQDIIYIEVDRNYLDIFTINRKVTVRKTLQEFGKELPSTFKQIHRSIVINTDLIEEISSDEVLVKGFRLPVSRHFKQNL; this comes from the coding sequence GTGAATTTTGTAAAAATTTTAATTGTAGAGGATGAGGTTCTGATTGCAGATTACATCAACGATATTCTGGAAAGTAATGGCTGCAGTCGTATTTCTATGGCTCATTCTGTAACAGAAGCGCGGGAGAAAATGGAAACTTTTCAGCCAGATATCATCTTGATGGACATCAATCTGGAAGGTCATTATGAAGGAATAGAACTGAGCAAATTGAAGCGTAAGGACGCATCTGTCATTTTCATTACAGGACAAAGTGATTCTAAAACCGTGGAAGACGCGCTCAGCATCTCTCCGGATTCTTACCTCACGAAACCAATTCGGGAAATAGAACTGATCACAGCGCTGAAGATTATCATTAATAAAAAACAAAAACAATATCTCTTTGTGAAAGATGGCTATGCTGATATCAAGCTCATCATACAGGATATCATCTACATCGAAGTGGACAGAAATTACCTGGATATTTTTACCATCAATAGAAAAGTGACAGTGAGAAAAACATTGCAGGAATTTGGAAAAGAATTGCCTTCCACTTTCAAACAGATCCACCGTTCCATTGTCATCAATACAGATCTGATAGAGGAGATCTCTTCTGATGAGGTCTTGGTAAAAGGCTTCCGGCTGCCAGTTTCCAGGCATTTCAAACAAAATTTGTAG
- a CDS encoding efflux RND transporter periplasmic adaptor subunit yields the protein MKKTFIYIIVAAVLVGLAAWKIADNKKKQETEVKEVAKQVDKINVNVVTASRTNIDTDYSANGTFIPKQETNQSADISGRVVSVFVKEGSRVGAGQVLATIKRDAIEVDVTQAQNNLQNAIIDNQRYENAFKTGGVTKQQLDNSRLQLQNMKAAVRAQGVKINDTSVRAGISGTINKKMVEPGAVVAPGTALFEIVNINSLKLSVLVDESQVGRIQIGQTVNINVNVLPDESFSGRITFIAPKSDASLNFPVEIEVQNKGNLKAGMYATAVFKTNHGAETQNMLTVPAEAFVNGVSSGQLFIVQNGTAKLITVQTGKVYGDKVQIISGLNGGEQVITSGQINLDNGSKINIVK from the coding sequence ATGAAAAAGACTTTTATATATATCATCGTAGCAGCTGTACTTGTAGGTCTGGCCGCTTGGAAAATTGCCGATAATAAGAAGAAGCAGGAAACTGAAGTAAAAGAAGTAGCAAAACAGGTTGACAAGATCAACGTGAACGTAGTGACCGCTTCCAGAACCAACATCGATACAGATTATTCTGCAAACGGAACATTCATTCCAAAACAAGAAACCAATCAGTCTGCGGATATCTCAGGACGTGTGGTAAGTGTTTTCGTGAAAGAAGGTTCTAGAGTAGGTGCTGGACAAGTTCTAGCTACCATCAAAAGAGATGCGATCGAAGTGGATGTGACTCAGGCTCAGAACAATTTACAAAATGCCATCATCGATAACCAACGTTACGAAAATGCTTTCAAAACTGGAGGTGTGACCAAACAACAATTGGACAACTCAAGATTGCAACTTCAAAATATGAAAGCTGCAGTAAGAGCGCAAGGTGTTAAGATTAATGATACAAGCGTGAGAGCTGGGATCAGCGGAACGATTAACAAAAAAATGGTTGAGCCAGGAGCAGTGGTTGCGCCAGGAACAGCTTTGTTCGAGATTGTAAATATCAACTCTCTTAAGCTTTCTGTTTTGGTTGATGAAAGCCAGGTTGGAAGAATCCAAATTGGTCAAACCGTGAACATCAATGTGAATGTTTTGCCTGACGAATCTTTCAGCGGTAGGATTACCTTCATCGCTCCAAAAAGTGATGCGTCTCTTAACTTCCCAGTAGAAATTGAAGTTCAAAACAAAGGAAACTTAAAAGCCGGGATGTACGCAACAGCAGTTTTCAAAACCAACCACGGTGCAGAAACTCAGAATATGTTGACCGTTCCTGCAGAAGCTTTCGTAAATGGTGTAAGTTCAGGTCAATTGTTTATCGTTCAAAACGGAACTGCAAAATTGATCACGGTACAAACAGGAAAGGTTTACGGCGACAAAGTTCAGATTATCAGCGGTCTTAATGGTGGCGAGCAAGTGATCACCAGCGGACAGATCAACCTAGATAACGGTTCAAAAATCAATATCGTAAAGTAA
- a CDS encoding sensor histidine kinase — MNANDKNPLADAHDLIRKNKIDEAIIFLKQEIPKSESEVEKALFLVELGNAYKLKQQYEKSLNAYQTSLQIFQRKGLLQNEFLVYTQLAEFYRYRRMYSKSEEYLKLCENILKREKITDAHLMKFYSRKAALFSEYQNNQDSAISYSKKSLKLSQKLGDSESELVSLMEIAGIYENKKKYAEAIKQFSKIINLAAEKANIQLQCDAMVNLSRNYNAVKNYKASIDVSLMGFDLAEKNKLSFNQLLFADNLQMAYAKTGYHQNAFKFLSTRLKLTEEYYHKLYDNKVLEYEEKFKVAEKQKIINENKKLIELKEEEIKRQSLIKYFILFGLIAILIFAAILLNYIKIIRKQNKRLTFVSEQNEFLVSETHHRINNNLQLITILIQNELKKNPNSDDLTNQRIIAKIDSLGILHRQLYENQDKKNLDLNGFLLDVKKNMDLLFTENNIQVHFDVESILIPVNSAMYIGLLVTELCINSMKHAFLDQSEKRIDLRIHSVENHIYFDYQDNGEVKKEITKLNLIEKLCRQLKIKYKVDVENGFKFSFNRKL; from the coding sequence ATGAATGCTAATGACAAAAATCCATTGGCGGATGCTCACGATCTCATTAGGAAAAACAAAATCGATGAAGCAATCATTTTCCTTAAACAAGAAATTCCGAAATCAGAATCCGAGGTAGAGAAGGCTCTTTTTCTTGTCGAACTTGGAAATGCGTACAAACTAAAACAGCAGTACGAAAAATCGCTCAATGCGTATCAAACGTCGCTTCAAATCTTTCAGCGCAAAGGACTTTTGCAAAATGAGTTTTTGGTTTACACGCAACTTGCAGAGTTTTACAGGTATCGCAGAATGTATTCAAAGTCAGAAGAATATTTAAAGTTGTGCGAAAATATTTTAAAACGGGAAAAAATCACAGATGCGCATTTGATGAAGTTTTACAGCAGAAAAGCCGCACTTTTTTCTGAATATCAAAATAACCAAGACAGCGCAATTTCTTATTCAAAAAAATCCTTGAAATTATCTCAGAAATTAGGTGATTCCGAAAGTGAATTGGTTTCATTGATGGAAATTGCCGGCATTTATGAAAATAAAAAAAAATATGCTGAGGCGATAAAACAATTCAGTAAAATCATAAATCTTGCTGCTGAGAAAGCAAATATCCAGTTGCAGTGCGATGCAATGGTCAACCTTTCCAGAAATTATAATGCTGTAAAAAATTATAAAGCCTCAATTGATGTTTCATTGATGGGATTTGATCTGGCAGAGAAAAATAAATTAAGCTTCAACCAACTTCTGTTTGCTGACAATTTGCAGATGGCATACGCCAAAACTGGTTATCATCAAAATGCATTTAAATTTCTAAGTACAAGATTAAAATTGACAGAAGAATATTATCACAAACTCTATGATAATAAGGTTTTGGAGTACGAAGAAAAATTCAAAGTTGCGGAAAAGCAGAAGATCATTAACGAAAACAAAAAACTAATCGAGCTGAAGGAAGAAGAGATCAAAAGGCAAAGTCTGATCAAGTATTTCATTCTTTTCGGATTGATTGCCATCCTGATTTTTGCTGCGATTTTACTTAATTATATCAAGATCATCAGGAAACAGAACAAAAGATTGACTTTTGTATCTGAGCAGAATGAATTTTTGGTTTCCGAGACGCATCATAGAATTAATAATAATCTCCAGTTAATCACCATCCTGATCCAAAATGAATTAAAAAAAAATCCAAACTCAGATGATCTTACCAACCAAAGGATCATTGCGAAAATAGATTCATTGGGGATTTTGCACCGGCAGTTATATGAGAATCAAGACAAGAAAAATCTCGATTTGAATGGCTTTTTATTAGATGTTAAAAAGAATATGGACTTGCTGTTCACTGAAAATAATATTCAAGTTCACTTTGATGTTGAAAGTATTTTGATTCCTGTCAACAGTGCGATGTACATTGGGCTTTTGGTGACAGAGCTTTGTATCAATTCTATGAAACACGCCTTTTTGGATCAGTCTGAGAAAAGGATCGATCTCAGGATTCATTCTGTTGAAAATCATATTTATTTTGATTATCAGGACAATGGCGAAGTAAAAAAAGAAATCACAAAACTAAATCTGATTGAAAAACTTTGCAGACAGTTGAAAATCAAATATAAAGTTGATGTGGAAAATGGTTTTAAGTTTAGTTTTAATAGGAAATTGTAA